One window of the Streptococcus parasanguinis ATCC 15912 genome contains the following:
- the groL gene encoding chaperonin GroEL (60 kDa chaperone family; promotes refolding of misfolded polypeptides especially under stressful conditions; forms two stacked rings of heptamers to form a barrel-shaped 14mer; ends can be capped by GroES; misfolded proteins enter the barrel where they are refolded when GroES binds), translating to MAKDIKFSSDARSAMVRGVDVLADTVKVTLGPKGRNVVLEKSFGSPLITNDGVTIAKEIELEDHFENMGAKLVSEVASKTNDIAGDGTTTATVLTQAIVREGIKNVTAGANPIGIRRGIETAVATAVEALKNNAIPVSSKEAIAQVAAVSSRSEKVGEYISEAMEKVGKDGVITIEESRGMETELEVVEGMQFDRGYLSQYMVTDNEKMVADLENPYILITDKKISNIQEILPLLESILQSNRPLLIIADDVDGEALPTLVLNKIRGTFNVVAVKAPGFGDRRKAMLEDIAILTGGTVITDDLGLELKDATIEALGQAAKVSVDKDSTVIVEGSGNPEAIANRVAVIKSQIETTTSEFDREKLQERLAKLSGGVAVIKVGAATETELKEMKLRIEDALNATRAAVEEGIVAGGGTALVNVISAVATLELEGDEATGRNIVLRALEEPVRQIAHNAGYEGSIVIDRLKNAEVGTGFNAATGEWVNMIDAGIIDPVKVSRSALQNAASVASLILTTEAVVANKPEPVAPAGPGMDPSMMGGMM from the coding sequence ATGGCAAAAGATATTAAATTTTCATCTGATGCACGTTCTGCAATGGTCCGTGGTGTCGATGTCTTAGCAGATACAGTGAAAGTTACGTTGGGCCCTAAAGGACGCAATGTGGTTCTTGAAAAATCATTTGGTTCACCCTTGATCACAAATGATGGGGTGACCATCGCAAAAGAAATCGAATTGGAAGACCATTTTGAAAATATGGGTGCCAAATTGGTGTCAGAAGTGGCTTCTAAGACCAATGATATCGCAGGTGACGGTACAACGACCGCAACGGTTTTGACTCAAGCCATCGTCCGTGAAGGGATCAAAAACGTCACTGCAGGTGCTAACCCAATTGGCATCCGCCGTGGGATTGAGACCGCTGTTGCAACAGCAGTAGAAGCTTTGAAAAACAATGCGATCCCAGTATCGAGCAAGGAAGCGATTGCTCAAGTAGCTGCTGTGTCTTCTCGTTCTGAAAAAGTTGGTGAGTACATCTCTGAAGCCATGGAAAAAGTTGGTAAAGATGGAGTCATCACGATTGAAGAGTCTCGTGGAATGGAGACAGAACTGGAAGTCGTTGAAGGTATGCAATTTGACCGTGGTTACCTCTCACAATACATGGTCACTGATAATGAAAAAATGGTGGCAGACCTTGAAAATCCATACATTTTGATCACTGACAAGAAGATTTCAAATATCCAAGAAATCTTGCCATTGTTGGAAAGCATTCTTCAAAGCAACCGTCCACTCTTGATCATCGCAGATGATGTCGATGGCGAAGCTCTTCCAACACTTGTCTTGAACAAGATCCGCGGTACCTTTAATGTCGTAGCTGTCAAGGCACCAGGATTTGGAGATCGCCGCAAAGCCATGCTAGAAGATATTGCCATCTTGACAGGTGGTACAGTCATTACAGACGATCTTGGTTTGGAATTGAAAGATGCAACCATTGAAGCACTTGGTCAAGCAGCTAAAGTTTCAGTCGATAAAGACAGCACGGTCATTGTCGAAGGTTCTGGTAACCCAGAAGCGATCGCTAACCGTGTCGCTGTTATCAAGTCACAAATCGAAACCACAACCTCTGAATTTGACCGTGAAAAATTACAAGAACGTTTGGCCAAATTGTCTGGTGGTGTTGCCGTGATCAAGGTCGGTGCTGCAACAGAAACAGAATTGAAAGAAATGAAACTCCGTATCGAAGATGCCCTTAATGCGACTCGCGCAGCCGTTGAAGAAGGGATCGTTGCCGGAGGTGGTACAGCTCTTGTCAATGTCATCTCTGCAGTCGCAACCCTTGAATTGGAAGGGGATGAAGCGACCGGACGCAATATCGTTCTTCGTGCTTTGGAAGAGCCAGTGCGCCAAATTGCCCACAATGCCGGTTACGAAGGATCTATTGTGATTGATCGCTTGAAAAATGCCGAAGTCGGAACAGGTTTCAATGCTGCAACAGGTGAATGGGTGAATATGATTGATGCAGGAATCATCGACCCAGTTAAAGTGAGCCGTTCAGCCCTTCAAAACGCCGCTTCTGTAGCGAGTCTGATCTTGACGACTGAAGCAGTCGTAGCTAACAAACCAGAACCAGTAGCCCCAGCAGGACCAGGAATGGATCCAAGCATGATGGGTGGGATGATGTAA
- a CDS encoding response regulator transcription factor, translating to MLKIFVLEDEWIQQSRIEAVLQDLIRQKSLQCKALEVFGKSSQLLDAITERGAHHLFFLDIEIKGEEKKGLEIAKEIRKKDPHATIVFVTTHSEFMPITFQYKVAALDFIDKTLGEEEFRERISSAIDYTLEQAGTTIAQDAFTFESAMARVQVPFNKILYVETSPTIHKVILHTQEERLEFYASIADIEKADPRLYRCHRSFVVNPQNITKIDKEAKKAFFENGDNCLISRTKYRGLLEALKK from the coding sequence TTGTTGAAGATTTTTGTGTTAGAAGATGAATGGATCCAACAATCGCGTATCGAAGCGGTCTTGCAGGATCTCATCCGTCAAAAATCCTTGCAATGCAAAGCGCTAGAAGTGTTTGGGAAGTCAAGCCAGTTGCTGGATGCTATCACAGAGAGAGGCGCTCATCACCTATTCTTTTTAGATATCGAGATTAAAGGTGAGGAGAAAAAAGGTCTGGAGATCGCAAAAGAGATTCGTAAGAAAGATCCCCATGCGACCATTGTCTTTGTCACCACCCACTCTGAATTCATGCCCATTACCTTTCAGTACAAAGTGGCTGCCTTGGATTTTATTGATAAAACGCTGGGTGAGGAAGAGTTCAGAGAGAGAATCAGCTCAGCCATCGACTATACCTTGGAGCAAGCTGGGACCACGATTGCGCAAGATGCCTTTACATTTGAGAGTGCGATGGCGCGTGTACAAGTTCCTTTTAATAAGATTTTGTATGTTGAAACGTCTCCAACCATTCACAAGGTCATTTTACACACCCAGGAAGAGCGCTTGGAATTTTACGCTAGTATTGCCGATATCGAAAAAGCAGATCCCCGCTTGTATCGGTGCCACCGCTCCTTTGTGGTGAATCCGCAAAATATTACGAAGATTGATAAAGAAGCCAAGAAAGCTTTTTTTGAAAATGGGGACAATTGCTTGATCTCACGGACCAAGTACAGAGGCTTACTGGAAGCTTTGAAAAAATAG
- a CDS encoding sensor histidine kinase, with the protein MLLDILMSYLKFFVSMLIYRHISRQEFTLRWLFLCPFFFAIIFTLVPPVGFFGYFLVFIAYSFYRNRNIRHLLNIFYGLYPVVMESLIGRLLAFYVFPMLGIVLVHEASVSWYDALLELLVFPVYIGITKLLKLDFTDLKVGFQRQYFNRFLLPMDLSMFVYLLSVVGLVVFEDIIPHADALRKQLNGIYLILFFVMLLYFNAVSKERLKQEILEQKDRQLQELATYSQHVEMLYGEIRAFRHDYLNILTSLKLSIEHEDLNAIREVYENVLRESGQQFYDSKFDIAKLSHIENPAVKSVLSAKLMEAQNKGIGISVEIDEPVRDLFIEVLDFITFLSILCDNAIEASLESEDPQLTLAMLQETNSLILIVENSTKAEKIELARIFEKDYSSKGEGRGLGLYKIQQLLEKYPKTTVSTKSSNYRFTQSLTFWKE; encoded by the coding sequence TTGCTGTTAGATATTCTAATGTCTTACCTAAAGTTCTTCGTCAGCATGCTGATCTATCGTCATATCAGTAGACAAGAGTTCACCTTGCGCTGGCTCTTTTTGTGCCCCTTCTTCTTTGCAATTATCTTTACCCTTGTGCCACCGGTAGGCTTTTTTGGCTATTTCTTAGTATTTATTGCCTATAGTTTCTATCGAAATCGTAACATACGACACCTTTTGAATATTTTTTACGGGCTCTACCCGGTTGTCATGGAGAGTCTCATTGGGCGCCTCCTAGCCTTTTATGTCTTTCCAATGCTAGGGATCGTACTTGTTCATGAGGCATCTGTCAGCTGGTATGATGCTCTACTTGAATTGCTGGTCTTTCCTGTTTATATAGGAATCACTAAATTGTTAAAACTAGATTTTACAGATCTAAAAGTAGGATTTCAACGGCAGTATTTTAATCGTTTCTTACTTCCAATGGATCTTTCCATGTTTGTGTATTTGCTCAGTGTTGTAGGTCTGGTGGTTTTTGAGGATATTATTCCGCATGCAGATGCTTTGCGGAAACAGTTAAATGGTATTTATTTGATTTTGTTTTTTGTGATGCTCTTGTATTTCAATGCAGTGTCCAAAGAACGATTGAAACAAGAGATTCTGGAACAAAAAGATAGGCAACTGCAGGAGTTAGCCACCTATAGCCAACACGTCGAAATGCTCTACGGGGAGATTCGTGCCTTTCGTCATGATTACCTGAATATTTTAACCAGTCTCAAATTAAGTATTGAGCATGAAGACCTCAACGCGATCAGGGAAGTCTATGAGAATGTTCTTCGAGAGAGTGGCCAACAATTTTACGATAGCAAGTTTGATATTGCCAAACTCAGTCACATTGAAAATCCAGCTGTAAAAAGTGTTCTGTCCGCAAAATTAATGGAGGCTCAAAACAAAGGGATTGGGATCTCTGTCGAGATCGATGAACCTGTTCGTGATTTATTCATCGAGGTTTTAGATTTCATCACCTTCTTATCCATCCTTTGTGACAATGCTATCGAAGCGAGCCTTGAATCAGAGGACCCCCAGCTGACTCTTGCCATGCTTCAGGAGACGAACTCCCTCATCTTAATAGTTGAAAATAGTACAAAAGCTGAAAAAATAGAGTTAGCGAGAATTTTTGAAAAAGACTACTCGAGTAAAGGAGAGGGCCGCGGTCTTGGCTTGTACAAGATCCAACAATTACTGGAAAAGTATCCCAAAACGACAGTGTCTACCAAGAGTTCAAACTACCGATTTACTCAGAGCCTGACCTTTTGGAAGGAATAA
- a CDS encoding ABC transporter ATP-binding protein, which produces MFQVASITKSFKEKAVLKGVSFSIEEGDKIALLGNNGAGKSTLFNIIAGQLQADSGTIKTSLDFQREIGMMPQGDLLIEDLTVAEFVELKSRMNQLKQADINGLLEMVELRESREQMVGSLSGGQKRRLSLLVTILNHPKLIFLDEPTTGMDLEAVDNFWKLLEQQEFTSVVVTHDFNQIDAFFTKVLILKDGRIAATKVVEDIHQAGQTIEQYFREEMNKGGEQA; this is translated from the coding sequence ATGTTTCAGGTAGCATCTATTACAAAATCATTTAAGGAGAAAGCTGTATTAAAGGGAGTGTCTTTTTCGATAGAAGAAGGAGACAAAATTGCCTTGCTGGGAAATAATGGGGCAGGTAAAAGCACCCTGTTCAATATTATCGCTGGACAGCTCCAGGCCGATTCGGGGACGATAAAGACTTCGCTTGATTTTCAAAGAGAAATTGGGATGATGCCTCAGGGGGATCTGCTCATCGAGGATCTAACCGTTGCTGAATTCGTCGAATTAAAAAGCCGGATGAATCAGCTGAAGCAGGCTGATATCAATGGACTCTTAGAAATGGTCGAATTAAGAGAATCAAGAGAGCAGATGGTGGGAAGTCTTTCCGGTGGTCAAAAGAGACGCTTGTCCTTGTTGGTAACTATTTTGAATCATCCAAAGTTGATTTTTTTAGATGAGCCAACGACTGGCATGGACTTGGAAGCAGTGGATAACTTTTGGAAACTACTGGAGCAGCAAGAATTTACATCTGTTGTGGTGACCCATGATTTCAACCAAATTGATGCCTTTTTTACAAAAGTCCTGATTTTAAAAGATGGTCGAATTGCTGCCACAAAGGTTGTTGAGGATATTCACCAGGCTGGTCAAACCATTGAGCAGTATTTCCGAGAAGAGATGAATAAAGGAGGGGAACAAGCATGA
- a CDS encoding replication-associated recombination protein A encodes MPDNLALRMRPRTIDQVIGQQHLVGEGKIIRRMVEANRLSSMILYGPPGIGKTSIASAIAGTTKYAFRTFNATVDSKKRLQEIAEEAKFSGGLVLLLDEIHRLDKTKQDFLLPLLESGLVIMIGATTENPFFSVTPAIRSRVQIFELEPLTTEEVKQALKTALDDPERGFDFPVVLDEDALDFIATSTNGDLRSAFNSLDLAVLSTSENAEGIRHITLEIMENSLQRSYITMDKDGDGHYDVLSALQKSIRGSDVDASLHYAARLIEAGDLPSLARRLTVIAYEDIGLANPDAQIHTVTALQAAERIGFPEARILIANIVIDLALSPKSNSAYVAMDKALADLRSSGNLPIPRHLRDGHYAGSKELGNAQNYKYPHNYPSNWVNQDYLPDKLKHASYFIPNENGKYERALGATKEKIDQFKKK; translated from the coding sequence ATGCCCGACAATCTCGCACTCCGTATGCGACCACGGACGATCGATCAAGTCATCGGTCAACAGCACCTGGTCGGAGAAGGCAAAATCATTCGTCGCATGGTCGAGGCCAATCGTCTGTCCTCTATGATTCTCTATGGACCTCCGGGGATCGGAAAGACCAGTATTGCTTCTGCGATCGCAGGAACGACTAAGTATGCCTTTCGGACCTTTAATGCAACGGTTGACAGTAAAAAACGCCTCCAAGAAATCGCAGAGGAAGCCAAATTTTCTGGTGGTTTGGTCCTGCTTTTGGACGAAATCCATCGCCTTGATAAAACCAAGCAAGATTTTCTCCTGCCTTTGCTCGAAAGCGGTCTGGTCATCATGATCGGTGCAACAACTGAAAATCCCTTTTTCTCTGTCACACCCGCTATTCGTAGCCGCGTACAGATCTTTGAGCTGGAACCGTTGACGACGGAGGAGGTCAAGCAAGCTCTGAAAACGGCCTTAGATGATCCCGAGCGTGGCTTTGACTTTCCTGTCGTTCTCGATGAGGACGCTTTGGATTTCATCGCTACCTCGACCAATGGAGATCTTCGCTCTGCTTTTAATTCTCTCGATCTGGCGGTGCTGTCGACCTCTGAAAATGCAGAAGGGATTCGCCATATTACGCTAGAGATCATGGAAAACAGCCTCCAGCGCAGCTATATCACCATGGACAAAGATGGAGATGGCCACTACGATGTACTCTCTGCTCTGCAAAAATCTATCCGTGGTTCGGATGTCGATGCTAGTCTCCACTACGCCGCTCGTTTGATCGAAGCCGGAGATCTACCCAGCCTCGCTCGTCGCTTGACCGTCATCGCTTATGAGGATATCGGTCTGGCCAATCCAGATGCGCAGATTCATACCGTAACAGCCCTTCAAGCAGCTGAGCGCATCGGCTTTCCTGAGGCCCGCATTCTCATCGCCAACATCGTCATCGATCTAGCCCTTTCGCCTAAATCCAACTCAGCCTACGTTGCGATGGACAAGGCGCTGGCTGATCTTAGAAGTTCTGGCAACCTTCCTATTCCTCGCCACCTCCGCGATGGTCATTATGCTGGAAGCAAGGAACTGGGAAATGCGCAAAACTATAAATATCCTCACAACTACCCTAGCAACTGGGTCAATCAGGACTACCTGCCAGACAAGCTCAAACACGCGTCCTACTTTATTCCCAATGAAAACGGCAAGTACGAGCGTGCTCTCGGAGCCACCAAGGAGAAGATTGATCAATTTAAGAAAAAGTGA
- a CDS encoding DUF3013 family protein has translation MSKYGFLDVLEEEMDKVFPFDFEINWDKKNHAVEVAFLLEAQNTGGVALVDEAGEESDEDIFFEEAVIFYNPAKSHVEEDAYLTAIPYEPKKGLSREFLAYFATFLRDTAELALDELMDFLADEEAESFEIVWNQEVFEEGKVGLEESTFYPYPRY, from the coding sequence ATGTCTAAATACGGATTTTTGGATGTTTTAGAAGAGGAGATGGACAAGGTTTTTCCCTTTGATTTTGAGATCAATTGGGATAAGAAAAACCATGCGGTAGAAGTGGCTTTTCTCTTGGAAGCGCAAAACACAGGCGGGGTTGCCCTGGTTGATGAAGCTGGAGAAGAGTCTGACGAGGATATCTTCTTTGAAGAAGCCGTCATTTTCTACAATCCAGCCAAGTCTCATGTGGAAGAAGATGCCTATTTAACAGCGATTCCTTATGAGCCGAAAAAAGGCTTGTCTCGTGAGTTTCTAGCTTATTTTGCGACTTTCCTTCGAGATACAGCTGAGCTGGCCTTGGATGAGCTCATGGATTTCTTAGCAGACGAAGAAGCAGAGAGCTTTGAGATCGTCTGGAACCAAGAAGTTTTTGAAGAAGGCAAAGTCGGCCTAGAAGAAAGCACCTTTTATCCTTATCCGAGATATTAG
- a CDS encoding NUDIX hydrolase, whose amino-acid sequence MLEDCLEERFEFTGCKIALICDGQILTILRDDKEDIPWPNMWELPGGGREGNETPFECVAREIYEELSIQLSKADVIWSRLYPSMLDGNKKSVFLVGRLTQEQFESIIFGDEGQGYKLVSFEEFLTSDRVVPQLQERVRDYMEESL is encoded by the coding sequence ATGCTTGAGGATTGCTTAGAAGAACGGTTCGAATTTACGGGTTGTAAAATTGCCTTGATTTGTGATGGGCAAATTTTGACCATCTTGCGCGATGACAAGGAGGATATTCCCTGGCCTAATATGTGGGAATTACCAGGTGGTGGTCGGGAAGGAAATGAGACCCCTTTTGAGTGTGTGGCGCGTGAGATTTATGAGGAATTGAGCATCCAACTGTCGAAAGCCGATGTGATCTGGTCCCGGCTCTACCCCAGTATGCTAGATGGAAATAAAAAATCCGTCTTTTTAGTTGGGAGGTTGACACAGGAACAGTTCGAAAGTATCATCTTCGGAGACGAGGGCCAGGGCTATAAGTTAGTGAGCTTTGAAGAATTTTTAACTTCAGATCGAGTTGTTCCCCAATTGCAAGAACGAGTGAGAGATTATATGGAGGAAAGTTTATGA
- a CDS encoding GNAT family N-acetyltransferase → MITLEKAGAEDLETIIAIQRASFKAVYDKYQDEYDPYLEDRERIKWKLVERPHSYYYFVKENEEKIGFLRIHTNEELTEAWLGTAAILPPYQEKGYGSEGLRLLEEEFSTVRQWDLCTVFQDAGMVAFYEKNGYQQTHIEPEKEGMDMVYMKKLIEK, encoded by the coding sequence ATGATAACACTTGAGAAAGCAGGAGCAGAGGATTTAGAAACCATTATTGCCATTCAAAGAGCCAGTTTTAAGGCAGTCTATGACAAATACCAAGATGAATATGATCCCTATCTAGAAGATCGCGAGCGAATCAAATGGAAATTAGTTGAGCGGCCCCATAGCTATTACTACTTTGTGAAAGAAAACGAAGAGAAGATTGGTTTTTTACGAATTCATACCAATGAAGAGTTAACGGAAGCTTGGTTGGGGACTGCAGCGATTCTGCCTCCGTATCAGGAAAAAGGGTATGGATCTGAAGGATTACGCTTGCTAGAAGAGGAATTTTCAACCGTTAGACAATGGGATTTGTGTACGGTGTTTCAGGATGCAGGCATGGTCGCCTTCTACGAGAAGAATGGCTACCAACAAACCCATATCGAACCTGAAAAAGAAGGCATGGATATGGTCTACATGAAAAAATTGATAGAGAAATAG
- the prmA gene encoding 50S ribosomal protein L11 methyltransferase yields the protein METWQELKVTVKREGEELVSNLLIELGAQGVAIEDSMDYVGNVDRFGEIFPEVVQQEEIVVTAYYPDTVDVAAVEADLQARLAELTDFMDLGEIKMGTTALAEEDWADNWKKYYEPARITHDLTIVPSWTDYEATAGEKIIKLDPGMAFGTGTHPTTKMSLFALEQVLRGGETVLDVGTGSGVLSIASSLLGAKEIFAYDLDDVAVRVAQENIELNPGMENIHVAPGDLLKGVEIEADVIVANILADILIHLTDDAYRLVKDEGYLIMSGIIKDKWDMVRESAESAGFFLETHMIQGEWNACVFKKTKDVSGVIGG from the coding sequence ATGGAAACATGGCAAGAGTTAAAAGTTACAGTGAAGCGTGAGGGAGAGGAGCTAGTCTCTAACCTCTTGATTGAGCTGGGCGCCCAAGGGGTAGCGATCGAAGACAGCATGGACTATGTGGGAAATGTCGACCGTTTCGGTGAGATTTTCCCAGAGGTTGTGCAACAAGAAGAAATCGTGGTGACGGCCTACTACCCGGACACGGTTGATGTAGCAGCGGTTGAAGCGGATTTGCAGGCGCGTCTTGCAGAATTGACCGACTTTATGGATTTAGGAGAGATCAAGATGGGAACGACTGCCTTGGCTGAGGAAGACTGGGCCGACAACTGGAAGAAGTACTATGAACCAGCTCGTATCACTCATGACTTGACCATCGTGCCGTCATGGACAGACTATGAAGCGACTGCTGGAGAAAAGATTATCAAGCTGGATCCAGGGATGGCATTTGGAACAGGAACCCACCCAACAACCAAGATGAGCCTCTTTGCCTTAGAGCAAGTTCTTCGTGGTGGGGAGACAGTGCTAGATGTGGGGACAGGATCAGGCGTCCTTTCCATTGCTAGCTCCCTTCTGGGTGCTAAGGAAATCTTTGCCTATGACTTGGATGATGTAGCGGTTCGCGTCGCTCAGGAAAATATTGAGCTCAACCCGGGCATGGAAAACATCCATGTAGCTCCAGGCGATTTGCTCAAGGGCGTGGAGATTGAGGCAGATGTCATCGTGGCCAACATCTTGGCGGATATCCTTATCCATCTGACGGATGATGCTTATCGCTTGGTCAAGGACGAAGGTTACCTGATCATGAGTGGCATTATCAAGGACAAGTGGGACATGGTACGTGAGTCGGCTGAGTCAGCTGGATTTTTCCTTGAAACCCACATGATCCAAGGGGAATGGAATGCCTGTGTCTTCAAGAAGACCAAGGACGTCTCCGGTGTGATTGGAGGCTAG
- a CDS encoding 16S rRNA (uracil(1498)-N(3))-methyltransferase has product MQQYFVKGLASSPVTIEDKETSKHMFQVMRLKEDDEVTLVFDDGIKRLARVVNVESRQLELVEELADNVELPVQVTIASGFPKGDKLEFITQKVTELGASQIWAFPADWSVAKWDGKKLSKKVEKLEKIALGAAEQSKRNLVPSITLFEKKADFLAQLDQFDRIVVAYEESAKEGEAAALIQSLTGLEAGSKLLFIFGPEGGLSPAEIESFEAKGAILAGLGPRILRAETAPLYALSAVSVVTELMN; this is encoded by the coding sequence ATGCAGCAGTATTTTGTAAAAGGCTTGGCTAGCTCACCTGTCACCATCGAGGACAAGGAAACCAGCAAGCACATGTTTCAGGTTATGCGCCTGAAAGAAGATGATGAGGTTACTCTAGTCTTTGATGATGGGATCAAGCGCTTGGCGCGCGTGGTAAATGTAGAAAGCCGTCAGTTAGAGTTAGTTGAGGAATTGGCTGACAATGTGGAGCTACCAGTCCAAGTGACCATCGCATCAGGCTTTCCCAAAGGAGACAAGCTGGAGTTTATCACTCAAAAAGTGACAGAACTAGGTGCTAGCCAGATCTGGGCATTCCCCGCGGACTGGTCCGTTGCCAAGTGGGACGGCAAGAAATTGAGTAAAAAAGTCGAGAAACTAGAAAAAATCGCCCTCGGAGCAGCTGAGCAAAGTAAGCGGAATCTTGTTCCAAGCATTACCCTTTTTGAGAAAAAGGCAGACTTTCTAGCCCAACTCGACCAGTTTGACCGCATCGTGGTGGCCTATGAAGAGTCGGCTAAAGAAGGAGAGGCGGCTGCTCTGATTCAGTCGCTGACAGGATTGGAAGCTGGAAGTAAACTACTCTTTATCTTTGGACCGGAAGGTGGTCTTTCACCTGCGGAAATTGAGTCTTTTGAAGCTAAAGGAGCAATCCTTGCAGGACTTGGCCCTCGTATTCTTCGAGCAGAAACAGCACCACTCTATGCTCTCAGCGCCGTGAGTGTTGTTACAGAATTAATGAACTAA
- a CDS encoding DUF1310 family protein: MNKKENRRRLIFSVIVVGLLIWVGSKVKDHLEFQQEMVRIVHSNEVKELIVYDLKQKDPEAFTDQGKIQSYEIDDETIEHNPMGGIMFEVIINGNKKITGSMGLRKYSEDGPIESVGMDESEGLQKLMEE, from the coding sequence ATGAATAAAAAAGAGAATAGACGACGTTTGATATTTTCTGTGATAGTTGTTGGACTCTTGATCTGGGTTGGGTCAAAAGTAAAGGATCATCTAGAATTCCAACAAGAAATGGTCCGAATTGTACATAGTAATGAAGTAAAGGAGTTGATTGTATATGATTTGAAACAGAAAGACCCGGAGGCGTTTACAGATCAAGGCAAGATCCAATCGTATGAAATCGATGATGAAACGATCGAACACAATCCAATGGGAGGGATTATGTTTGAGGTGATTATAAATGGAAATAAAAAAATAACAGGTAGTATGGGATTAAGGAAATATAGCGAGGATGGGCCGATTGAATCTGTGGGAATGGATGAATCTGAAGGCCTTCAAAAGCTGATGGAAGAGTAA
- a CDS encoding DUF1310 family protein: MRMKSKRKIGRYLFGVLLLGVLVWGGLLVKNHLDFQNEMVEIVHSKEVEKLIEEELKATDPDALTPKGKIRSYAIDNKTIEHNPMGGIMFRIIINGDKEITENFGLRKYSEDGPIEQVGVSRSVELRKLLEE, encoded by the coding sequence ATGAGGATGAAATCAAAAAGAAAAATCGGTCGTTATCTATTTGGAGTACTACTATTAGGAGTCTTGGTATGGGGAGGTCTACTTGTAAAGAACCATCTTGATTTTCAAAATGAAATGGTTGAGATTGTGCATAGTAAGGAAGTAGAAAAGTTGATAGAAGAAGAATTAAAGGCAACAGATCCAGATGCCTTAACACCAAAAGGCAAGATTCGCTCCTATGCGATTGATAATAAGACGATTGAACACAATCCAATGGGGGGGATCATGTTTCGTATCATTATCAATGGAGATAAGGAAATAACTGAAAATTTTGGATTAAGGAAATATAGCGAGGATGGACCAATTGAACAAGTGGGAGTGAGTAGATCTGTAGAGTTGCGAAAATTATTGGAGGAGTAA